A stretch of Paenibacillus peoriae DNA encodes these proteins:
- a CDS encoding thiamine pyrophosphate-dependent dehydrogenase E1 component subunit alpha translates to MSSKGAVDAGFRHEQLGLTHGQVIDMYRYMLLARRFDERNMLLQRAGKINFHVSGIGQEAAQVGAAFGLDREKDYFLPYYRDYGFVLAVGMTPRELMLSAFAKADDPNSGGRQMPGHFGSKRLRIVTGSSPVTTQVPHAVGVALAAKMQKKDFVSFVTFGEGSSNQGDFHEGCNFAGVQKLPVIIMCENNQYAISVPIHKQLAGKVSDRALGYGFPGIRVDGNDALAVYAAVKEARERAVRGEGPTLIEAMMYRLSPHSTSDNDLAYRTKEEVDENWAKDGVARMKSYLIECGIWDEAKDADLSAELLLEIKEAIEYADNAPFPKPEDTLLHVYADSDGEGL, encoded by the coding sequence ATGAGTTCTAAAGGCGCTGTAGACGCTGGCTTCAGACATGAGCAGCTGGGACTTACTCACGGACAAGTTATTGATATGTACAGATATATGTTGCTCGCAAGAAGATTTGACGAGCGCAACATGCTCCTGCAACGGGCAGGGAAAATTAATTTCCACGTTTCTGGCATTGGACAGGAGGCGGCACAAGTAGGTGCAGCTTTCGGCCTTGACCGGGAAAAGGACTATTTTCTTCCCTATTATCGGGATTATGGATTCGTGCTTGCGGTAGGAATGACGCCGCGCGAACTGATGCTGTCGGCATTTGCTAAGGCAGATGATCCCAATAGCGGTGGTCGCCAGATGCCAGGTCATTTTGGTAGTAAACGGCTACGTATTGTGACAGGCTCCAGCCCAGTAACGACACAGGTTCCGCATGCAGTGGGTGTAGCTTTGGCTGCCAAAATGCAGAAAAAGGATTTTGTATCATTTGTTACGTTTGGGGAAGGCTCCAGCAATCAGGGAGATTTTCACGAGGGCTGTAACTTTGCTGGTGTACAGAAGCTGCCAGTCATCATTATGTGCGAGAACAATCAATATGCGATATCGGTTCCGATTCATAAACAGTTGGCAGGCAAGGTAAGCGACCGTGCATTGGGATATGGATTCCCAGGGATTCGAGTCGATGGTAATGATGCGTTGGCCGTATATGCGGCGGTGAAAGAAGCACGGGAACGTGCTGTCCGTGGTGAAGGTCCTACGTTGATCGAAGCCATGATGTACCGTCTGTCTCCTCACTCCACCTCGGATAATGATCTGGCTTACCGAACCAAGGAGGAAGTGGATGAGAATTGGGCCAAGGATGGCGTAGCCCGTATGAAAAGCTACTTGATTGAATGCGGCATTTGGGATGAGGCCAAGGATGCGGATCTGTCGGCTGAGCTGCTGCTCGAAATCAAGGAAGCGATTGAATATGCAGATAATGCGCCTTTTCCAAAGCCCGAAGATACGCTGCTGCATGTGTATGCAGATAGCGATGGGGAGGGCCTGTAA
- a CDS encoding methyl-accepting chemotaxis protein, producing the protein MKFNIRTKLILGFLAVIILLIVISTTSISKMKNLGDTSMEIDSHWMPSVTILGTLNGDISDVERISLNIIVERDAEEMEKVQAEFDKVLKKVEDGRKTYEKLIATPKEREMYEEFSKNYTEYLAKLPEVIEAGKANDYTQSSILHQESYKLWYSSNDMISQLIKLNADGSKQTTKEAVDNFISGRQLVIVLSVAAVILALIMAIIIAQIISKPILRISRAAESIASGDLTSEAIIVKGKDEISTLAHSFNVMVENLRELIQSVSKTTELVTTSSEELTASAEQNSQASAQITETVQEVATGTGDQVHMVTKSSQAIEEMSIGVEQIAIRAQNVFASAQDAAHKSAEGNQMIQQAVTQMNAVNDSMNGLADLMAGLGERSDEIGKIIDVITNISSQTNLLALNAAIEAARAGEHGRGFAVVAGEVRKLAEQSAHSAQQITELVGLIQKDTTHAIEAVASNGKDVMTGREVVQNAGASFELIQETVNKVASEIEEVSAGSEQMSASTDEIVGFVKQISAIAEEAAAGTQHVSAATQEQLASMEEIASSARNLSKMAEDLQGQIGKFKV; encoded by the coding sequence ATGAAATTTAACATTCGAACAAAATTGATATTGGGTTTTCTTGCGGTAATAATATTATTGATTGTCATTAGTACAACATCTATCTCAAAAATGAAAAATTTAGGCGACACTTCGATGGAAATAGATAGCCATTGGATGCCAAGTGTGACTATCCTGGGAACACTAAATGGTGATATATCTGATGTAGAGCGGATCTCATTAAACATTATTGTAGAACGCGACGCGGAGGAAATGGAGAAGGTTCAGGCCGAATTTGATAAGGTTCTAAAAAAGGTTGAGGACGGCCGAAAAACATACGAAAAATTAATTGCTACCCCTAAAGAACGCGAAATGTATGAAGAATTCTCCAAAAATTATACGGAGTATTTGGCTAAGTTGCCAGAAGTGATTGAAGCGGGTAAAGCTAATGATTACACTCAATCAAGCATCCTTCATCAAGAGTCCTATAAGTTATGGTATAGTTCAAACGATATGATCAGTCAGCTCATTAAATTGAATGCAGATGGATCTAAACAAACTACGAAAGAAGCGGTTGACAACTTTATTTCAGGTAGACAACTGGTCATCGTTTTGAGCGTTGCAGCCGTTATATTAGCATTGATCATGGCAATCATCATAGCCCAAATTATTTCTAAACCTATCTTGCGAATCAGTCGTGCTGCTGAAAGTATCGCATCGGGTGATCTTACAAGTGAAGCTATCATTGTGAAGGGCAAGGACGAAATCAGTACGTTGGCACATTCTTTCAATGTCATGGTTGAGAACCTTCGTGAACTGATTCAATCTGTGAGTAAGACGACTGAGCTGGTAACCACTTCCTCAGAAGAATTGACGGCCAGCGCAGAGCAAAATAGCCAAGCTTCTGCACAAATAACCGAAACGGTGCAAGAAGTAGCTACTGGAACAGGAGACCAGGTGCATATGGTGACGAAATCGTCCCAAGCTATTGAGGAAATGTCTATCGGTGTTGAGCAAATCGCCATCCGTGCGCAAAATGTATTTGCATCTGCGCAAGATGCGGCCCATAAATCGGCTGAAGGTAACCAGATGATTCAACAGGCAGTTACGCAGATGAATGCCGTGAATGATTCTATGAATGGATTGGCAGATCTCATGGCTGGATTGGGAGAGCGCTCAGACGAAATTGGCAAGATCATTGATGTTATCACCAATATTTCTAGTCAGACCAACCTTCTTGCCTTGAATGCTGCGATTGAAGCGGCACGTGCAGGAGAACATGGTCGCGGATTTGCTGTAGTTGCAGGCGAAGTTCGCAAGTTGGCTGAACAATCGGCTCATTCTGCTCAACAAATTACGGAGCTTGTGGGATTGATTCAAAAGGATACTACCCATGCTATTGAGGCGGTAGCGTCCAACGGGAAGGATGTCATGACAGGTCGTGAAGTTGTACAAAATGCAGGCGCATCCTTTGAACTCATTCAGGAAACCGTAAATAAAGTGGCCAGTGAAATTGAAGAGGTCTCTGCTGGATCGGAACAAATGTCTGCAAGTACCGATGAGATTGTTGGCTTTGTTAAACAAATTTCAGCAATTGCTGAGGAGGCTGCAGCCGGGACACAGCACGTGTCTGCTGCGACTCAAGAACAACTGGCATCGATGGAGGAAATTGCTTCCTCTGCAAGAAACCTGTCCAAAATGGCAGAAGATCTGCAAGGACAAATTGGTAAATTCAAAGTATAA
- the spo0A gene encoding sporulation transcription factor Spo0A encodes MQKIEVLLADDNREFTNLLAEYISDQEDMEVTGIAYNGEEVLQRIAESRNIPDVLILDIIMPHLDGLGVLERLREMNLTPQPKIIMLTAFGQENITQRAVQLGASYYILKPFDMEVLANRVRQLVGPQLVNSSPVTISSMRSNVVPMGKTKNLDASITAIIHEIGVPAHIKGYQYLREAITMVYNNIEILGAITKTLYPAIAEKFKTTASRVERAIRHAIEVAWTRGNIDSISHLFGYTINISKSKPTNSEFIAMVADKLRIENKVS; translated from the coding sequence TTGCAAAAAATTGAGGTATTGTTGGCTGATGACAACCGGGAATTTACGAATTTGCTTGCTGAATATATTTCCGATCAGGAGGATATGGAAGTTACAGGAATCGCCTATAACGGCGAAGAAGTGCTCCAACGCATCGCAGAATCCCGCAACATACCTGATGTACTTATTTTGGATATTATTATGCCTCATCTGGATGGTCTGGGTGTATTGGAGCGTTTGAGAGAAATGAACCTGACTCCACAGCCGAAAATCATTATGCTGACTGCATTCGGTCAAGAAAATATTACACAGAGGGCCGTACAGCTCGGGGCATCTTATTATATTTTGAAGCCGTTTGACATGGAAGTGCTGGCTAACCGTGTTCGCCAATTGGTGGGACCTCAGTTAGTTAACAGCAGTCCGGTGACCATTTCATCCATGCGGTCCAACGTTGTACCTATGGGTAAGACGAAAAACCTGGATGCCAGTATCACGGCCATCATACATGAAATTGGTGTACCAGCTCACATCAAGGGCTATCAATATTTACGTGAAGCCATTACGATGGTGTACAATAATATCGAAATTTTAGGAGCCATCACCAAAACATTATATCCGGCAATTGCCGAAAAGTTCAAAACGACGGCATCTCGCGTAGAACGCGCCATTCGTCATGCTATCGAGGTAGCATGGACCCGCGGAAATATCGACAGTATTTCACACCTGTTCGGTTACACCATTAATATCAGTAAGTCCAAACCAACCAATAGTGAGTTCATAGCGATGGTGGCAGATAAGCTGAGAATTGAGAACAAGGTGTCCTGA
- a CDS encoding sporulation protein, whose product MSFFNKILASAGIGSAKVDTLVDQAVYVPGEELSGVMRIKGGKIDQEIGKIDIELKTEYIVEHDDKKTTTTCCIARIKVSDGFHLEQGQELEIPFSFRLPLETPVTHAKQPVWLETALDIGMALDPTDRDSLKIEPHPYMNTVFEAVHLLGFRFRSSSCERHPKLGRSVPFVQEFEFTPGSEYARDIEELELVMQLEPEGVHVLVEVDRRGRGLSGWLESAFDMDERHAWLSLSREELSYGPDHIADALEELIDRQLR is encoded by the coding sequence ATGAGTTTCTTTAACAAAATCTTAGCAAGCGCAGGAATCGGTTCAGCTAAAGTCGATACGCTGGTGGATCAAGCCGTATATGTGCCTGGGGAAGAACTTAGTGGCGTCATGCGCATCAAAGGCGGCAAAATTGATCAGGAAATCGGCAAAATTGACATCGAGCTCAAGACTGAATATATCGTGGAGCACGATGATAAAAAAACTACCACCACCTGCTGCATTGCACGAATTAAGGTATCTGACGGCTTTCATCTAGAGCAAGGACAAGAGCTTGAAATTCCTTTTTCCTTCAGATTGCCGTTGGAAACTCCTGTTACTCACGCCAAACAGCCCGTCTGGCTGGAAACAGCATTAGATATTGGCATGGCTTTGGACCCGACCGATCGTGATTCACTCAAAATTGAGCCACATCCCTATATGAATACAGTGTTTGAGGCGGTTCACCTGTTGGGTTTCCGATTCCGCTCCTCCTCATGCGAACGTCACCCCAAGCTTGGACGCAGTGTTCCATTCGTGCAGGAGTTTGAATTTACGCCCGGCTCGGAATATGCACGGGATATCGAGGAACTAGAGTTGGTTATGCAGTTGGAACCCGAGGGTGTGCATGTGCTTGTAGAAGTAGACCGCAGGGGCAGAGGGTTGTCTGGTTGGCTGGAGAGTGCCTTTGATATGGATGAGCGTCATGCCTGGTTGAGCTTAAGCCGGGAAGAGCTATCCTATGGACCAGATCACATAGCAGATGCGCTTGAGGAATTAATTGACAGGCAACTTAGATAA
- a CDS encoding tyrosine-type recombinase/integrase produces the protein MRLLFMGIRNYAITCLLLGKGMRKGECLSLQPESFDFKHKSIFVKNAKNKKEKYVYFSFRSVNKIKSWMRYKDRYSEAYFCIANLIFCLINRTAANSLPWALLVLAFAL, from the coding sequence ATGCGGCTACTTTTCATGGGTATTCGAAACTATGCAATTACCTGTTTACTGCTTGGTAAGGGGATGAGAAAAGGTGAATGCCTGAGTCTACAGCCAGAATCCTTTGATTTCAAGCACAAAAGTATATTTGTGAAGAATGCTAAGAATAAGAAGGAGAAGTATGTTTATTTTTCCTTCAGATCAGTTAACAAGATAAAAAGCTGGATGCGTTATAAAGACCGCTACTCTGAAGCCTATTTCTGCATTGCCAACCTTATATTCTGTCTAATCAATCGTACCGCTGCCAATAGTCTGCCATGGGCTTTGCTTGTATTAGCTTTCGCCCTTTAA
- the lpdA gene encoding dihydrolipoyl dehydrogenase yields the protein MTIHCDVAILGGGTGGYVAAIRAAQLGKEVVIIEKDKLGGTCLHRGCIPSKALLRSAEVYATIKESAQYGIETSGAQLVFPKVQERKEAVVEQLHQGVQFLMRKNKITVLSGKGRVIGPSIFSPKSGAVAVELEDGEMETIVPAHLIIATGSRPRVLSGLEPDGEFILSSDEALTMEELPASLIIVGGGVIGVEWASMLNDFGVEVTVVEAANRLIPTEDEDVSREMQRLLTKRGVKVLTGSQVLAKTYGKDEEGVQIDVQKGEETETLSASKLLISVGRQANVENIGLENTDIRVEHGFISVNEHLQTNEPHIYAIGDCIGGLQLAHAASHEGLQAVHHLAGEEFHSVPNHLIPRCIYTRPEAASVGLTEQEARERGHQVKTGKFPFQAIGKSLVYGSRDGFVKVVADEKTHDILGVHMIGTHVTDLISEAALAQLLDATPWEVGQLIHPHPTLSEILGEAMLAVDGQAIGI from the coding sequence ATGACTATACATTGTGATGTCGCTATTTTGGGTGGAGGAACCGGGGGGTATGTAGCAGCTATTCGTGCCGCCCAGCTTGGCAAAGAAGTGGTTATCATCGAAAAGGACAAGCTTGGCGGAACCTGTCTGCACCGTGGTTGCATTCCGAGTAAGGCCTTGCTGCGCAGTGCGGAAGTATATGCGACAATTAAGGAAAGTGCACAATACGGTATTGAGACATCGGGAGCACAGCTTGTATTTCCCAAGGTTCAGGAGCGTAAGGAAGCCGTTGTGGAGCAGTTGCATCAGGGCGTTCAATTTTTGATGCGTAAAAATAAAATTACGGTGCTGAGCGGTAAGGGACGCGTGATTGGGCCGTCTATATTTTCTCCAAAAAGCGGGGCAGTTGCTGTGGAATTAGAAGATGGCGAGATGGAGACGATTGTTCCTGCACATCTCATTATTGCAACGGGATCACGCCCGCGTGTGCTGTCCGGGCTAGAGCCAGATGGCGAATTTATTCTGAGCAGTGACGAAGCGTTAACGATGGAGGAGCTACCCGCATCCCTGATTATCGTGGGCGGTGGTGTGATTGGCGTGGAGTGGGCTTCCATGCTAAATGATTTTGGCGTAGAGGTTACGGTGGTTGAAGCCGCGAATCGCCTCATCCCCACGGAAGACGAAGACGTTTCGCGTGAAATGCAGCGCTTGTTAACCAAGCGTGGTGTCAAGGTGCTGACGGGTTCACAAGTGCTGGCTAAAACATACGGCAAAGATGAGGAAGGCGTACAGATTGACGTGCAAAAAGGGGAAGAAACCGAAACCCTCAGCGCTTCCAAATTGCTCATTTCTGTAGGGCGTCAGGCCAATGTGGAAAATATCGGGCTGGAAAATACGGATATCCGCGTAGAGCATGGCTTTATCTCGGTTAATGAGCATTTGCAGACGAATGAGCCACATATTTACGCCATTGGAGATTGTATCGGCGGCTTACAACTGGCGCATGCGGCAAGCCATGAAGGTTTGCAGGCGGTTCATCATCTGGCGGGCGAAGAGTTTCACAGTGTACCTAACCATCTGATTCCGCGGTGTATTTATACACGGCCTGAAGCCGCGAGTGTCGGCTTAACGGAGCAAGAAGCCCGTGAGCGTGGACATCAGGTGAAGACAGGGAAATTTCCTTTTCAAGCTATCGGAAAATCGCTAGTATACGGCAGTCGGGACGGCTTCGTCAAAGTAGTGGCCGACGAGAAGACCCATGATATTCTCGGTGTACATATGATCGGTACGCATGTGACGGATCTGATCAGCGAGGCCGCTCTTGCGCAACTGCTGGATGCTACGCCGTGGGAAGTCGGACAGCTTATTCACCCGCATCCGACGTTGTCGGAGATTTTGGGAGAAGCGATGTTGGCCGTTGATGGACAGGCGATTGGCATATAG
- the recN gene encoding DNA repair protein RecN, protein MLVTLSIRNLAVVEAVDVHFYKGFHVLSGETGAGKSIIIDALGLIAGGRGSADLVRYGCDKAEMEALFELPVKHPVWNTLEEQGIKANAEEHLLIRRELTVQGKSSSRINGQMVNLTMLREVGEQLVNIHGQHEHQSLLRADRHLALLDTFGDSVIGPVKTLYRERYNAFVKAEKEVRELQSSSQKAYQLLDMYRFQLEEIAAAELKLGEDELLAEERVKLSHSEKMMDGISGAYELLSGRGGLDTINNVLSRLNDVQNYDSKSLQPIAEQIQSAFYQLEDAAFQLRSYREDIEFNPGKLHEVEQRLNQITGLQRKYGDSIEQILEYYSRIEQETDLLENKDERLEQLIAKRDELLSDLLEISEELTEAREICAEELAEQVEQELKDLQMERTSLKVRIDPIEDPRGYEYKGLKVRPTKQGIDNAEFLISPNPGEPLRPLGKIASGGELSRIMLAMKSIFARHDQIPVLIFDEVDTGVSGRAAQSIAEKLYRLSSVCQVFSITHLPQVACMADHQYLIEKNVHDGRTMTQIEGLTEDGRVKELARMLGGVEITEKTLHHAQEMLNLAEGKKA, encoded by the coding sequence ATGCTGGTCACTTTGTCTATACGGAATTTGGCGGTCGTAGAGGCCGTCGATGTTCATTTTTATAAAGGGTTTCATGTGTTGAGCGGGGAAACAGGTGCTGGTAAATCCATTATTATCGATGCGCTTGGGCTAATTGCAGGCGGTAGGGGCTCTGCTGATTTAGTACGTTACGGTTGTGATAAAGCAGAGATGGAAGCCTTGTTTGAACTGCCAGTAAAACATCCCGTTTGGAATACACTTGAGGAACAAGGGATTAAGGCTAATGCGGAGGAGCATTTGCTAATTCGTCGTGAACTTACGGTTCAGGGAAAAAGCTCTTCTCGAATTAACGGCCAGATGGTTAATTTAACGATGCTGCGTGAGGTAGGTGAACAACTCGTCAATATACACGGGCAGCATGAGCATCAAAGCCTGCTACGTGCAGATCGCCATCTGGCGCTGCTGGATACGTTCGGTGATTCGGTGATCGGTCCGGTCAAAACGCTTTATCGGGAGCGTTACAATGCTTTTGTCAAAGCGGAAAAAGAAGTAAGAGAACTGCAAAGCTCCAGTCAAAAGGCTTATCAGCTTTTGGATATGTACCGATTTCAACTAGAAGAGATCGCTGCGGCGGAGTTGAAATTGGGAGAAGATGAATTATTGGCAGAAGAACGGGTCAAGCTATCCCATAGTGAGAAAATGATGGATGGGATATCAGGAGCATACGAACTCTTAAGCGGCAGAGGTGGACTGGATACGATCAATAACGTGTTGTCCAGATTGAACGATGTCCAAAACTATGACAGCAAAAGCCTTCAGCCCATTGCAGAGCAGATTCAGTCTGCTTTTTACCAGTTGGAGGACGCAGCATTCCAATTACGTTCTTATCGTGAGGATATTGAATTTAATCCAGGCAAGCTGCATGAAGTGGAACAACGTTTGAATCAAATTACCGGATTACAGCGAAAATATGGTGATAGTATAGAGCAGATTTTGGAATACTATAGCCGTATTGAGCAGGAAACCGATCTGCTGGAAAATAAAGATGAGCGGCTGGAGCAGCTCATTGCAAAACGGGACGAGTTGCTGTCCGATTTGCTTGAGATTTCGGAAGAGCTTACAGAAGCACGTGAAATTTGCGCTGAAGAGCTTGCAGAGCAAGTGGAGCAGGAGTTAAAAGACCTACAGATGGAAAGAACGTCACTCAAGGTGCGCATTGATCCAATTGAAGATCCACGCGGATATGAGTACAAAGGTCTGAAGGTAAGACCTACCAAGCAGGGCATTGATAATGCTGAATTTCTTATTTCCCCTAATCCAGGTGAGCCATTACGTCCACTTGGTAAGATCGCTTCAGGCGGTGAGCTATCACGTATCATGTTGGCGATGAAAAGTATTTTTGCGCGTCATGATCAAATTCCAGTACTCATTTTTGACGAGGTGGATACTGGGGTGAGTGGTCGTGCAGCTCAATCCATTGCCGAGAAGCTATATCGTTTATCTTCCGTTTGTCAGGTGTTCTCCATTACTCATTTGCCACAGGTGGCATGTATGGCAGATCATCAGTACCTTATTGAGAAAAATGTTCATGACGGACGGACCATGACTCAAATTGAGGGACTTACGGAGGACGGGCGTGTTAAAGAATTGGCACGGATGCTGGGCGGTGTGGAAATTACCGAAAAAACATTGCATCACGCACAGGAAATGCTGAATTTGGCGGAAGGAAAGAAAGCCTGA
- a CDS encoding thymidine kinase encodes MPTGRITIITGPMFSEKSGELIRRCQKLIQYGHRKVVAYKPAEDNRYAEDEIVSRIGYRLPAISIPRKLTDELVQRILQETQDADVVAFDEVQFFSRHIMSLVQELAYCGKHVIADGLNLDYRGKEFGYVGGLLAMADDIEKLTSFCAVCGSSEAVFTQRMVNGKPSTVGPIVMIGDSEAYEPRCRNCFIPPHKVNCD; translated from the coding sequence TTGCCTACAGGACGAATTACGATTATTACAGGCCCCATGTTCAGTGAAAAATCCGGCGAATTGATTCGCCGCTGTCAAAAACTAATCCAATACGGGCATCGTAAAGTGGTCGCTTACAAACCCGCTGAAGATAATCGTTATGCCGAGGACGAAATAGTAAGCCGGATCGGATATCGGCTGCCCGCTATCTCTATCCCCAGAAAACTCACAGATGAGCTCGTTCAGCGTATTTTGCAAGAAACACAAGATGCCGACGTGGTTGCCTTTGACGAAGTCCAGTTTTTCAGTCGTCATATTATGTCGCTCGTACAAGAGCTAGCTTATTGCGGCAAGCATGTCATTGCCGATGGGCTGAATCTGGATTACCGAGGCAAGGAATTCGGCTATGTCGGTGGTCTGCTCGCCATGGCGGATGACATCGAGAAGCTGACTTCCTTTTGCGCTGTATGTGGCAGCTCGGAAGCAGTATTTACGCAACGTATGGTAAATGGTAAACCTTCCACTGTGGGACCTATTGTGATGATCGGCGACTCTGAGGCTTATGAGCCTCGTTGTCGAAATTGCTTTATACCTCCTCATAAAGTGAACTGCGATTAG
- the spoIVB gene encoding SpoIVB peptidase, translating to MNFYSRIKLLGLLLVFLMCSIGNAQHVQAALPPQASLDLFGSKSVRTTQESVIPDLKVYPGGQTIGVKVKSSGVLVVGHHIIQESNDRKVSPGETAGIRLGDRITHMNGKPLNSLARVAEVVDEAGKNKKPLDITLCRGEQTISTKLTPAYDQDDKAWRLGLYIRDSAAGVGTLTFYAPDQGVYGALGHVITDMNTQTPIVVGSGEIVQSNVTSIAKSQSGEPGEKRAHFLKDHRVLGNIERNTNFGIFGKMSDEPQYGLYSTPIPVALANEVKEGPAEILTVLEGQQIQRFQAEIVHISQQDKPATKGLVIRIVDPKLLDKTGGIVQGMSGSPIIQNGKLIGAVTHVFVNDPKSGYGCFIEWMLRDAGIMQNNVSLKSSSNLKAS from the coding sequence TTGAATTTTTACTCCAGGATCAAATTGCTCGGTCTTTTGCTTGTTTTTCTTATGTGTTCTATCGGTAACGCTCAGCATGTGCAAGCAGCGCTGCCTCCACAAGCTTCTTTGGATTTGTTCGGTTCTAAAAGCGTGAGGACAACCCAAGAAAGTGTAATTCCCGATTTAAAAGTATACCCGGGAGGGCAGACGATTGGGGTTAAAGTAAAATCTTCAGGAGTGCTTGTCGTCGGTCACCATATCATTCAGGAAAGTAATGATCGTAAGGTATCACCTGGTGAAACAGCGGGGATTCGCCTAGGGGATCGGATTACACACATGAACGGCAAACCACTCAATAGCCTGGCAAGGGTTGCTGAAGTAGTAGACGAAGCAGGTAAGAATAAAAAGCCGCTCGACATTACGCTTTGTCGAGGTGAGCAGACCATTTCCACCAAGTTAACACCAGCATATGATCAGGATGATAAAGCATGGCGGCTTGGGTTGTATATTAGGGACTCGGCTGCAGGTGTAGGTACATTAACGTTTTACGCACCAGACCAAGGTGTATACGGGGCCTTGGGCCACGTAATTACCGATATGAATACCCAAACCCCTATTGTCGTGGGAAGCGGAGAGATTGTGCAGTCCAATGTGACATCAATTGCGAAAAGCCAAAGTGGGGAACCAGGAGAAAAACGCGCTCATTTTCTCAAAGATCATCGGGTATTAGGAAATATTGAACGAAATACGAATTTCGGAATCTTTGGGAAAATGTCAGATGAGCCGCAATATGGATTGTATTCGACTCCTATTCCGGTGGCTCTTGCGAATGAAGTAAAGGAAGGACCTGCAGAAATTTTGACTGTACTGGAAGGTCAACAAATTCAGCGGTTTCAGGCGGAAATTGTACACATTTCTCAGCAGGACAAACCGGCAACCAAAGGACTTGTGATTCGTATTGTAGATCCAAAGCTGTTGGATAAGACCGGGGGAATCGTGCAAGGAATGAGCGGTAGTCCGATCATCCAAAATGGTAAGCTTATCGGGGCTGTAACACATGTATTTGTGAATGATCCTAAATCAGGTTACGGTTGTTTTATCGAATGGATGCTGCGCGATGCAGGAATCATGCAGAATAACGTAAGCTTAAAATCATCTTCTAATCTTAAGGCGAGCTAG
- a CDS encoding class I SAM-dependent methyltransferase — MNSIEYKEFYDKIGKINGWDFSNVKCISKGVKWDFYNEVAKTCKKSDILLDIGTGGGEAILSIADSALLLVGIDHSTGMIETATKNSAESDIANVRFLQMGAENLNFPENFFNVISSRHSCFYAKEIEKVLVKGGMFLTQQVSENDKLNIKEAFGRGQAWGAKKDSLKAKYITELSDAGFNDIQSFEFNATEYYQTPADLIFLLKYTPIVPNFGEKEIDFQILQQFILENQTEIGIRTNSERFMVIARK, encoded by the coding sequence ATGAATTCAATAGAGTATAAAGAGTTTTATGATAAGATTGGAAAAATCAACGGATGGGATTTCAGTAACGTGAAATGTATCTCCAAAGGCGTAAAATGGGACTTCTACAATGAAGTAGCGAAGACATGCAAGAAGTCGGACATATTGCTTGACATCGGTACTGGCGGCGGGGAAGCCATTTTATCAATAGCAGATTCTGCATTACTTCTAGTTGGGATTGACCATTCCACCGGAATGATTGAAACAGCAACCAAGAATTCTGCTGAATCAGACATAGCAAATGTTCGTTTTCTCCAGATGGGTGCTGAAAATCTAAATTTTCCTGAGAACTTCTTTAATGTAATCTCTTCTCGACACTCATGTTTTTATGCAAAAGAAATAGAAAAGGTGTTAGTAAAGGGTGGTATGTTCCTGACACAGCAAGTAAGCGAAAACGACAAATTAAATATTAAAGAAGCGTTTGGAAGAGGACAGGCATGGGGTGCTAAGAAAGACTCGTTAAAAGCTAAATATATTACGGAATTAAGTGATGCGGGCTTTAACGACATACAGTCATTTGAATTCAATGCAACCGAATATTATCAGACTCCTGCAGACTTAATATTTCTCTTGAAATACACTCCAATAGTTCCTAACTTCGGAGAAAAAGAAATTGATTTTCAAATACTCCAACAATTTATTTTGGAAAACCAAACCGAAATAGGAATAAGGACAAATTCAGAACGATTTATGGTGATTGCTAGGAAGTAA